From one Pirellulales bacterium genomic stretch:
- a CDS encoding TolC family protein, whose product MSGSTARNCLFGCLALTLSAAGCWSDKAGNGSAAQPLSCPTACLPPPATIPYWVSSPTDPRLNSLTGPAIARTNGPQPSATGSAPPPATAAATMWPGIEAMPPRAPQSMVVSPPTAASTTVRTTALRSVVVSFGAERQTAMQAATRRQSLPDPQTPGNPQIVALPPMVSDLSITATATGREPAEPVRQASAAVDAPPAIGPPAIPLENVQLAAAGAPAAEPIPAPHPRRLEVPPELPGANAPQIRLPPLDREHAAERAAAVAKLFPPLPPLGAEYQATALPQGTPLTLDDLEQMARQYSPDLRQAMANVRSAEGAMIQAGLYPNPTVGYESDDVGQGLTAGQQGGFVDQTIKTGGKLQLAKAAAEMDVANAQVALRKAQSGLAAKVRGAYFSTLVAEENVRVSHALARFSDEAYNVQVDMVKGGQAAAYEPLQLRVLAYQARASLVQARNRYVSAWKQLAAAMGVPGMPPAPLAGRVDAPVPLVRYDAALAHILATNSDVLTAENTLHQSQINLRLAQVNRIPDLDAHVVVERDYTTPPFGTIVGVQLGGPLPLWDHNQGNIMAAEAAVTKASEGPHFARDDLTSRLADAYERYQDNMKVIEIYRKWMLPDQVQAYRGAYQRHQTEPDVVAFADVVTAQQTLATTITSYVTQLGTLWQAVVDMGSLLEAEDLFHMGDPQNLPPVPDLAALCPLPCCHAYQPAAAAGWLGGDAQWPALAPGEKPTR is encoded by the coding sequence ATGTCAGGATCGACCGCGCGCAATTGCCTGTTCGGCTGCTTGGCGCTTACGCTGTCGGCCGCCGGTTGCTGGAGCGACAAAGCGGGCAATGGATCGGCCGCTCAGCCGCTGTCTTGCCCGACGGCCTGCCTGCCGCCGCCAGCCACGATACCCTACTGGGTTTCGTCGCCCACCGACCCGCGGCTGAACAGCCTCACGGGGCCGGCCATTGCTCGAACGAACGGCCCGCAACCTTCGGCGACTGGGAGCGCTCCGCCCCCCGCAACGGCCGCCGCGACGATGTGGCCGGGCATCGAAGCAATGCCGCCGCGCGCTCCGCAATCGATGGTCGTTTCGCCGCCCACCGCTGCCTCCACGACCGTGCGGACAACGGCGCTCAGGTCGGTGGTGGTTTCGTTTGGCGCCGAACGCCAGACGGCAATGCAAGCTGCCACGCGCCGGCAAAGTCTTCCCGATCCGCAAACGCCAGGCAATCCGCAAATCGTCGCATTGCCGCCGATGGTATCGGATCTTTCCATCACGGCGACCGCGACCGGCCGCGAGCCGGCCGAACCCGTGCGTCAAGCGTCGGCTGCGGTCGATGCTCCGCCCGCGATTGGCCCTCCCGCCATTCCATTGGAAAACGTGCAATTGGCCGCCGCAGGCGCCCCCGCCGCGGAACCGATTCCCGCGCCGCATCCGCGGCGGCTCGAGGTTCCTCCCGAATTGCCGGGCGCCAACGCGCCGCAGATTCGCCTGCCGCCGCTCGATCGCGAGCATGCGGCGGAGCGTGCCGCGGCGGTCGCCAAATTGTTCCCGCCGCTGCCGCCGCTGGGCGCCGAGTATCAGGCGACGGCATTGCCGCAAGGAACGCCGCTCACGCTTGACGATCTGGAACAGATGGCCCGCCAATATAGCCCCGACCTGCGCCAGGCGATGGCCAACGTGCGCAGCGCGGAAGGGGCCATGATTCAGGCGGGCTTGTACCCAAATCCCACGGTGGGCTATGAATCGGACGACGTCGGACAGGGGCTCACGGCCGGCCAGCAAGGCGGGTTTGTCGATCAAACAATCAAGACCGGCGGCAAACTCCAATTGGCCAAAGCCGCGGCAGAAATGGACGTCGCCAACGCTCAGGTCGCGCTGCGCAAGGCACAGTCGGGCTTGGCTGCGAAAGTGCGCGGGGCGTATTTTTCCACGCTCGTGGCCGAGGAAAATGTCCGCGTCAGCCACGCGCTGGCCCGATTCTCCGACGAAGCCTACAACGTTCAGGTCGATATGGTCAAAGGGGGCCAAGCCGCGGCTTATGAGCCGTTGCAGCTACGTGTGTTGGCCTATCAAGCCCGCGCTTCGCTGGTGCAGGCCCGAAATCGTTACGTCTCGGCTTGGAAGCAATTGGCGGCGGCGATGGGTGTGCCAGGAATGCCGCCGGCCCCGCTCGCCGGCCGAGTCGATGCTCCGGTGCCGCTGGTGCGATACGACGCGGCCTTGGCCCATATCCTGGCGACGAACTCCGACGTGCTAACGGCCGAGAACACGCTTCATCAGTCCCAGATCAATCTCCGGCTGGCGCAAGTGAATCGGATCCCTGATCTAGATGCCCACGTTGTCGTCGAGCGCGATTACACCACGCCGCCCTTCGGCACGATCGTCGGCGTGCAGCTCGGCGGGCCACTTCCATTGTGGGACCACAACCAAGGCAACATCATGGCCGCCGAGGCAGCGGTGACCAAAGCTTCGGAAGGCCCCCACTTCGCCCGCGACGACCTCACCAGCCGGCTCGCCGATGCCTACGAGCGCTATCAAGACAACATGAAGGTGATCGAGATCTACCGCAAATGGATGCTGCCGGATCAGGTGCAGGCGTATCGCGGGGCGTATCAGCGGCACCAAACCGAGCCCGACGTGGTGGCATTTGCCGATGTCGTGACGGCGCAGCAAACGCTGGCCACGACGATCACGTCGTACGTCACGCAGTTGGGCACCCTATGGCAAGCGGTCGTCGATATGGGCAGCCTGCTCGAGGCCGAAGATTTGTTCCACATGGGCGATCCACAGAATCTGCCGCCGGTGCCCGATCTGGCGGCCCTCTGTCCATTGCCCTGTTGCCACGCCTATCAACCGGCGGCCGCGGCCGGCTGGCTCGGCGGCGACGCCCAATGGCCGGCGCTCGCCCCCGGCGAAAAGCCGACCCGGTGA